The sequence TAATCTCTTCGGAATCATCTACACTTTCATCGCGCAAAAACGCCTTGCGAAAAATATCTCGAAAATGAGACCGCGCAATCCAGAACCCCCAGCCGACAAAAACGGCCATCCCCCCAAATGTCATCCAGCCAATCGCCGGATGGCTCGAACTCCACGGATCGTTCGGACCCAAATCCAGGCCAAAGCGGTTGAACAGCCCCACCACACAGATCTGAACCACATGGAAAAACCACAGGCTGAAGAGCACCTCCAGCTTGGTAAAATACCCCAGACAAAACGTGAGCAACACAAACGTGGTAACAATACTCGGAAAGCCCGGCGCAACCGAAATCACATTCCGCCCATATCGCCCTGCCAAAAACGGAAACATCGGCAAATTGACCGTGAACCACGTAAACACATTCCACGCAATAATGGCAAACGTAAGGCCAAACCCCCATTGAAACAGGCGATTGCGCACAAGCGTCCTCAGCGTACCCGTCGTACCCGAAACACCGGTGAGTTCCAGCAACGCCGTAGCGACCGGAAAAGACAGCCGCTCGTATTCCATCCACTGTTTCCGCAACAAAACGCTCAGACACAGGTGAATCGCCAAAATACTCGCAATCAGCGCACCCCACCAGAAAAGCACCGAAAACCACTCGCCCCACGGAAACGCTGTACCGGGCACTTGCCCCTCGTAAAATCCGCGCACCGCATCGCGGTCGGTAATCGTCGTCCAACTCGGCATGTACGGCAAAAGCAACTCATCGAACCGATTCTCTGGCGACGCGTAATACGCCGGCATCGTCAGCATCTGTAAAAACCACACCGTGAGCCACTCGCCCTGCATAGTAGATGCGACAAAACCGATACAGCAAACCGTGAGCAATTCCGTCGGAGAAAAACCGATACCGCGCCGCTCGAGAAAAGCGTTCAGAATCAGAAGCCCCACAAAAGGAATGAGCATCGCCATCGAAAGATGCGAATGGTCAGCCCGCGTTGAATTCACCACAAAACTGGTATAGGTCGGCCACAGGGGCATAAGCATGGCCATACCCAGCCCAATCAGGAGGGATCGTTTGGTAATAACGGAAGAGCCTTCAGCGGTTTCTGATTTGGGAAGGCGCGGTTCTGGAGATGCGGACATAGAATTTGGGATTGATGGTGGACTGAATAAGGGGATTGCTGGGAACGGCACAGAGACCGTCCCCTACGATTACTCTTCATTAACCGCTTGCATCAGCGCGTGGATATATCCATACGTGTACGCAAAACCGACCTGCCTCGATTCGGGACCGGAAATACCCGGAACGTGATCGGGCATAATCATATATTCATAGCCGACTTCTTTGAACGTCCGCAAAGCCTTCAGCATATCCACATCGCCCTCATCGGGAAACACCTCGACAAAATTGCCAAGCCCGCCCTTGATATTGCGGAAATGCACATTGAAAATCTTCTTGCGCTCTCCAAAATAACGGATCACATCATAGGCGTCCGCACTGGGATCTTCCAGACTCTCGGACATACAGCCCAGGCAAAAATTCAATCCATTATACGGACTATCGTACAAATCGATAAACTTCTTAAAACCATCCACCATACCGAGCACGCGCGCGACCCCTCGATACGTCGTCCCATATCCAATACCCGGATCCGAGGGATGACACGCCATCTGAATTTTGTACTCCTCCGCCACGGGCATAATATTCTGCAACCAGTGATCGATGCGCGCCCACATCTCGTCTTCATCCGCAGCACCGCCTTCAAACTCGCCCAGAGACTGGTCCAACTTGTCGTACTCAAACGACGACAACCTCGCGCCCCCGCGTCCGTATCGCGGCTCTGTCCGCATATGCCCCAAAATCGTGATATTGTAATTCAGCCCGCGCAACCCCGCTTCCGCCGCCATTTTAACCGTCTCGCACATCCGCTCAATAGCGCGATCACGCTCATCGCTTGGACCCAGGAAAATTGCGCCAGCCTCGTTTTGAAAAGCATTGCTTGAACCCAGCGGAATGTGAATCATCTCGAGATTGATGCCGTATTTATCATACCGATCGCGCATGGACTTAATCGCATCGGCACTCCACTCCGCCCAGGGTCCCTCCGGTGTTTGATCGACATTAAAAACCCCGAGTTGCGCGAGAACCTCGATATCCGTGTCATTCCGACAAGCCACCTGTGTTCCGATATACATGGTAACCTCCAATTTGTGAAGTTAGAACTGCGATAGTGCTTTGAATGCCAAAATACGTTCCGATCCTCTCTATGTCAATGTGTATGATTCGGCTTTTTATTGAAAGCCCGATAAAAAAAGCCCCAGAGCAATAAGCTATAGGGCTTTTATTATTTTATAATTGGAACAGCATCACTGCCGCACAGTTATGCTGCATTGAGCGGCTCCAACTCTACGGGTTCCACTCTGCCAAGCCCCAGACGATCAAATATCCCCTGTATCTCATCTATACTCACAATTCCGGGCGAGACAATCTCAATTCCAAGAGGCGTACCATCTTGAGCATAGTCTATGAGCAGGTCTTCTGTTATCGCTTCGGTGCGTACACTTTTCTGTCCGCACCGATGAGAAAGATAAATATAGGCAGCAAATGGTTTGCCCTTGCGATATGTGATTTGTAGAGAAACAGTTTTCATGGATGTACCTCTTCAGGATATGCGGTTACAATCATAAGAATTTTGTCGTCCAAATCTGGCTCAACGACTACAACCCAGGGATGTCCAGCATGGCGTGTATGAATAAGCCAACGACCAAGACGACGTGCAGGGACCAATTTTGAAGCACTATCAAGCATTATCCGCAGTTCGATCTCAGAAAAATCTCGCTCCTCCATCCGAACTTCCACATGCGCTGTAAAACCCAAGTCCCATTCCCACCAACTTGGCCAATTCATGCATACCCCTCATCTAATTGCTTTTAAAGAAAATATCCATTTCATTGGCGATGGGAATGTAGTGCGGAACTGTTTTTTTAACTTTCTGTTCTCGTTCTGCTGATGAACACCTGTGAACAGCGTAAGCCATTGCTATGGTATTTCTTCAGTTTCTTAGCTTCATATATTTTTAGCTTTTCCCCATCAATCCCAGGGAAGCGGAACCCTTAGGCGTGCGCTAACCTCGCGCGCGTTCTCCTGTTCCATCTCGCCATAGCGAATACCCTCGGCGCGGTGGAGCGCCATGCGCTCTTCCTCAATCGCACCCGGCAACAACGCGCGGTCATGTCCCGGCATCGGCTCGTACGTCTCGCGCACCGTTCTCACCATGTGATCTGACTCAGCCCGGAAATCCTCCTCGGAAACCGCCTGATCAACGCGGATCGCAAGAACACAACCACCCGCACCTGACGAGGGCCATTTCTCCTTCATCTCATGAGAAGACGGAAGACCGGTCCCCGCCAATCCACCCCCCATAATCGAAGCCACCGCCGTGTACCCAATACTCTTAAAAAACGCCGCTGGAATCATCTCGAACAAAGCCTCAAACTCCGGACCCCGCTGGTAATCTGCCAAAATACAGGTCGCCGCATCCAGAACAATCGGAGGCTCATCCCCAGAGGGAATCGCAAAACATATTGGAGGATTGCCAAAATAGCCGAGAAGCGGTCCCCTGCCATCCCTCTTTGCATTGCCCTGCTGCCTGCCCTGCACGCAAAAACCAATACACCCAGCCTCGGAACACATCCGCGCATAATGACCCGCCGAACCAATATGCCCCACATGCCGCGCCAGCCCCATACCCATACCCAACTCTTGAGCTTTGCGAATCGCGTGCTCTGCCGCGCGCACCATTGGGAGATACCCCACCGTACCATCCCCATCAATAACAGCACACGTCGGCGTCTCACCGATCACCCGCACATTGGGACGCGGATTGAGACTCCCATTTTCAAAACTCTTGCAATAGCCATTCACAGTCCGCGTACCGTGGCTGCGAACACCTCGCAGATCGCTATTGACCAGCAGGCGGCTGATAACCCGCGCGTGATCGGTCTCAAGCCCCGCCTTCTCAAAACAAGCCGCAGCAAAATCCAGAAGGCGATCTTCATAGACGTGAACAAAAGATTCAGGAGGTTGATTCATAGGAAAAATCCAAACATAAAAGTGAAAAAACGACCTCTAAGACCACAAATAAACCTCGGGGTCATCCTCAGACATACCAATAAACGACGCCAGCACAACGCGGGGTTGAGAGCCTGCGACAAAAGGAACTTCGTGAATCGTCTCCGAATAAAAAAAGTAGAGATCCCCCGGGTCCAGATTGACCTGCACGCGCGCAATACCCTCCTCCTCTGCGTATTCGCGAAACCGCCTCTCCTCCAGAGGGCGTTGAAACGCCGGCGACATAGGCGCCCTGTACAGGACCCCCTCACCGCTATCCCCCCGATCCTCACTATTCTGAAAACACAGCACACCCGCAAACTGATGTCTGAACCGGGAAACCGTAAAATTGTAGCGCTTGGAACGCTTGGACACGGAATCGTAATGCGGGTAATGCCCCACACCCTCGTGATAAGTTCTAAAAATAGAGGGACCGTAAAGACGACCATCAACGCTCCGAGCCGTCATAACCCGCTTATCCGGCAACATCCTGGCAAGCGCGTCATACAGCGTCTTCACGGGATCCTCATACCCATCAAACAAATACGAGAAAAGATCATGCGTCTGACGAGAATGTTCGTAAAAAGCATCTGGATCATTCCCGTGGTGACCCAGACTCGTACCGATATCGACCCGCCGAGGACTACCATCACCCACCTTGCGCGGATCGTAGAGCAAACCGCGCTCGTAAAACCGCTCAATAAGCGCCGCACAGTGATCCGACGGAAACGCGCGACGCACGATAACAGCGGGAATATCGCTCGCCATCATCGCATCGAACGGCCGCGGAACCTGCGCGAGAATCTCATCAACCGTACCCTCAACAGGGGACCAGATCGCTGTTTGAGACATCGCAATTTCTCCTAATCTAAAAACTCAAGCACTCTCATTCGGTCAATCCAGCGCTGGCGCCTCGGATCTCCGTGGACATTTGCCAGCCAGTGCGGCGGATGGATCGGCTCTGCAGGGCGATCAAATCTGACCGCAGTATCCGCATTCGACCTCCCCTGCTCCCGCGTCACGCGCTCTTCCTCAGCAGTCTTGGGATTATTGTAATAGACAGCCGTACACATCCGGCGATCGACACCACCACCAAGACTCGCATGCCAGAGCCGCAGGTCAAAAGCCACCACATCTCCCGGCTCTGACGCACACACAAAAGCCGGTACCTCGTCGAGATCCAGGCGAGACGCTTCTCGCGCCTGTCGCAACTCATCGTGAAAAGGACATATATGTGACCCCGGTAACACGCGCAACGCGCCGCTTTGTGCATCTACTGGCTTGAGATAAAAAGCGAACTTAACGCCATACTGGTGAGGACTCCGCGTATCCGGATGCCACTGTGTATCGCCCACATAGCGATTGGCATCGCAAGCCACGCCAAACACATCCTCCCCGTAGAGCTGCTCTGCCACCCTGCAAAACCTGAGATCTTCCAGCAAACCCGCAAAAAAGGGCGTATCCGGTCCCAGCATAGGCACCCAATGCCGACGCGTACCGTCAAAAGGCGCGTGTCGATACGCCGCTGTCAGAGCATGCTCGAACTCCTCGTTAATCGTCTTCAACTCGTCCTGATCAAACACCTGCCGAAGAATCAGAAATCCGAACGTCTTAAAATAGTGGACCTCTTGCTCCGTCAGCATAAGCCCCCCTATTCTAAGACACAGAACTCAAAGGCTCTGAAATCGCGGCAACCTTCTCCTCATCCAATTCCATCCCCAACCCCGGACCTTCTGGCAAAATCACATAACCCTTCTCGTATTGTATGCGCTCCTTAACCACATCGCTCTCATACAGCAACCCACCTGTCGGATCGCCCGGATAATCGAGATTTTCCACCACAGAACCAAACGTCGCCTGAGCCGCCACGCCAATGGACAGCTCCTGCGTCGTACCCACCAGACACGACAGACCAGCCGCATCGGCAACCTGCGCGATATGCAGCGCATTTGTAAATCCCCCTGCACCCGACAAACTGATATTAAAAATATCGACATACCGGTGCCGGGCAAACTGATAGGCCTGATCCAGTGAACTGACGTGCTCGCTGATGGGCAAATCAATCCGCTTTCGCACCTCGTATTGACCCTCCAGATCTCTCCGGTCAGAGACTGATTCCAGATGAAAAGGCCTGTAATACCTCAGCAAAACATCCAGCGCCTGCACCACCCGTTTCCACTTGTGCGCGCCGCTAAAATCGAGCGACTTCAACACAAACTGATCGCCCCAGGACGACTTCACCCCATCCAAAAAAATCTCATCCGCCTCCACATTGCCGCCGTGATACAGCCGAAACAGATCCTGCCCCTCCTTCATCCGGCGATTGACGCGCGCAATATTCGCCTCCGCATCTTCCCTGGAATAATTCCTGAAAATCGGATAACACACGCGCCACTTATCCCTCAGCGCCCCGCCAAACACACCCGCAACCGACTGCCCCTGAATCTTGCCGACCAAATCGAAAAGACCGATCTCAAACCCCGCTCGAATCGCCCCACCCATTCGGAACCGGGACCTCGCTTCAATGGTAATCGTGCGCCACGCCAACGGATCCTTCCCCACGAGCAACGACTCGTAGGCACCCTTGACATCATTGAGATCGTACATAACACTCCAGTCGTTCACATCGGACATCTCCCCCAGACCGATCAATCCCTCATCAGTGTGAATGCGAACAATAACGTGACGAGACAAATGTCCAGTCTCACGCCTCGACGCAACGGGAGTCAAATCAACGCTCGTGATCTTCATAACCAAACTCCTTTGCCAGAAAAACAAGACAAATGACGCATAAATGGGCGTATTAACCTCAAACTAACGCATTTTTTTGGCAATATCAAGTAATACTGGAAATTAGGAGCCGGGTGACTGACTGCTAACCACTTCAATACTTTCGCGCCAGCGGATCTGCACCGAGAACATTGGGATGGGCAATTGCATCGCGGAGGGCTGTATAGAGAGGAAGAAGGCACTCGACATTTTGCGCGAGGGATCGTATCACAAAAAAATCGGGCCTTGGGGAAGCGAAAGAAAGCAATAGAGAATCCTGCGAGAATTTCAACAAAGGAGCGAGCGCTTGGGAAAGACTTTCAACCAAACAGCTAAAACGCGCGGAATTACCCGCAACAAAAATATTAAAAACAACACCATAAGCCCCAAACGCACCCGTATGTACCGGCGACAACGTCCCCGGCTCGGAATAATAGCGCTCGATCAGAACCGGGCGTTCCGCCGTATGCACAGTAATATCAGACCGGTAACTCGTGTACCCAAAACACTCGCCAAAAGCCACGCGTCCAGCCGTATGACCATCGGCAAGCACCAGACACGAATCAGACGCCAGATGCCACGTCTGCTCCTGCTCAAAAACACTTCGCGAGTATGGAACAACGGGATCGGGCAAAACAACGGCAAGGCCCCCGGCCTCAACCTCACCGCCAATTATTTGCTTACACGGAATACCATTGGGACTCTTATAAACTTTGGTAAACGCCTGAGTACCCAGATAAAGAGCTGCCCCTTCGCCACAGCGCACACACAGCGTCGTCGCATCCCCCTCCACCATACCGCCCCCATAACTGGAAAGCACAACAGCGCAATAATCGCCCTGTGCGGCGGGATTGAGCAACTTCAAAGGCGCAACTGAGCGACAGGCAGTAAGGACAGAATGGGAGCCATTGCGAGTCACCTCAATTTGGGAAGGGAGGGAAGACATCATCGCGCCTGAGGTGACAGAACAGACCTGCGTGCATCGAGAACATGCTCGATAATCTCGTCAAGCCCCGACCCGTGTTTGAGACAGGCAAAAAGCGTGGGACCATCGCCGCGCATCTTCTTTGCATCCCGCGCCATAACCCCCAGATCTGCACCAACCAGATCAGCGAGATCGGTCTTATTAATAACAAGCAAATCCGATTGCGTAATCCCCGGCCCCCCTTTTCGGGGAATCTTATCCCCAGCAGAAA is a genomic window of Gemmatimonadota bacterium containing:
- a CDS encoding mannonate dehydratase, producing MYIGTQVACRNDTDIEVLAQLGVFNVDQTPEGPWAEWSADAIKSMRDRYDKYGINLEMIHIPLGSSNAFQNEAGAIFLGPSDERDRAIERMCETVKMAAEAGLRGLNYNITILGHMRTEPRYGRGGARLSSFEYDKLDQSLGEFEGGAADEDEMWARIDHWLQNIMPVAEEYKIQMACHPSDPGIGYGTTYRGVARVLGMVDGFKKFIDLYDSPYNGLNFCLGCMSESLEDPSADAYDVIRYFGERKKIFNVHFRNIKGGLGNFVEVFPDEGDVDMLKALRTFKEVGYEYMIMPDHVPGISGPESRQVGFAYTYGYIHALMQAVNEE
- a CDS encoding DUF2283 domain-containing protein, giving the protein MKTVSLQITYRKGKPFAAYIYLSHRCGQKSVRTEAITEDLLIDYAQDGTPLGIEIVSPGIVSIDEIQGIFDRLGLGRVEPVELEPLNAA
- a CDS encoding DUF4258 domain-containing protein gives rise to the protein MNWPSWWEWDLGFTAHVEVRMEERDFSEIELRIMLDSASKLVPARRLGRWLIHTRHAGHPWVVVVEPDLDDKILMIVTAYPEEVHP
- a CDS encoding Ldh family oxidoreductase codes for the protein MNQPPESFVHVYEDRLLDFAAACFEKAGLETDHARVISRLLVNSDLRGVRSHGTRTVNGYCKSFENGSLNPRPNVRVIGETPTCAVIDGDGTVGYLPMVRAAEHAIRKAQELGMGMGLARHVGHIGSAGHYARMCSEAGCIGFCVQGRQQGNAKRDGRGPLLGYFGNPPICFAIPSGDEPPIVLDAATCILADYQRGPEFEALFEMIPAAFFKSIGYTAVASIMGGGLAGTGLPSSHEMKEKWPSSGAGGCVLAIRVDQAVSEEDFRAESDHMVRTVRETYEPMPGHDRALLPGAIEEERMALHRAEGIRYGEMEQENAREVSARLRVPLPWD
- a CDS encoding phytanoyl-CoA dioxygenase family protein yields the protein MLTEQEVHYFKTFGFLILRQVFDQDELKTINEEFEHALTAAYRHAPFDGTRRHWVPMLGPDTPFFAGLLEDLRFCRVAEQLYGEDVFGVACDANRYVGDTQWHPDTRSPHQYGVKFAFYLKPVDAQSGALRVLPGSHICPFHDELRQAREASRLDLDEVPAFVCASEPGDVVAFDLRLWHASLGGGVDRRMCTAVYYNNPKTAEEERVTREQGRSNADTAVRFDRPAEPIHPPHWLANVHGDPRRQRWIDRMRVLEFLD
- a CDS encoding muconate cycloisomerase, producing the protein MKITSVDLTPVASRRETGHLSRHVIVRIHTDEGLIGLGEMSDVNDWSVMYDLNDVKGAYESLLVGKDPLAWRTITIEARSRFRMGGAIRAGFEIGLFDLVGKIQGQSVAGVFGGALRDKWRVCYPIFRNYSREDAEANIARVNRRMKEGQDLFRLYHGGNVEADEIFLDGVKSSWGDQFVLKSLDFSGAHKWKRVVQALDVLLRYYRPFHLESVSDRRDLEGQYEVRKRIDLPISEHVSSLDQAYQFARHRYVDIFNISLSGAGGFTNALHIAQVADAAGLSCLVGTTQELSIGVAAQATFGSVVENLDYPGDPTGGLLYESDVVKERIQYEKGYVILPEGPGLGMELDEEKVAAISEPLSSVS
- a CDS encoding urease accessory protein UreD, with product MSSLPSQIEVTRNGSHSVLTACRSVAPLKLLNPAAQGDYCAVVLSSYGGGMVEGDATTLCVRCGEGAALYLGTQAFTKVYKSPNGIPCKQIIGGEVEAGGLAVVLPDPVVPYSRSVFEQEQTWHLASDSCLVLADGHTAGRVAFGECFGYTSYRSDITVHTAERPVLIERYYSEPGTLSPVHTGAFGAYGVVFNIFVAGNSARFSCLVESLSQALAPLLKFSQDSLLLSFASPRPDFFVIRSLAQNVECLLPLYTALRDAIAHPNVLGADPLARKY